In the genome of Phycisphaerales bacterium, one region contains:
- a CDS encoding M42 family metallopeptidase produces MSATDFGPFELLRRLTETPGVSGREERVRDLVLDLTRDFWDETRIDSMGNLICLKRAARPVKGAGGARGRTKAAGNAEARPPRVMLACHMDEIGFYVRYIDDSGFLRLQNVGGFDTRNLFARRVVVHGRQDLPGVLNPVGKPIHIATDEERKKVPQIGEFCVDLFLPKSTVVKHVEIGDPVTLEQRAALIGPGISAKALDNRISLWVAINAIRRAFGHDYLMPPDCPLAAPTRGARKATATGRAGKGTGSPYDIYFVACVQEEVGLRGATTAAYGIDPDIGIAIDTTLACDTPGVSKDDAVTEFGKGVAIKLMDGSSISHRGLFDEFVTLAARHKIPFQREILPRGGTDAGAVQRTRAGTRAITLSVPTRYIHTVTETIHRDDAFAAVNLLAAWLEN; encoded by the coding sequence ATGTCAGCTACCGATTTCGGCCCCTTCGAGCTCCTCCGTCGCCTCACCGAAACACCGGGTGTCTCCGGGCGCGAAGAGCGTGTTCGTGATCTCGTTCTCGATCTCACGCGTGACTTCTGGGATGAGACTCGCATCGACAGCATGGGCAACCTGATCTGCCTGAAGCGGGCCGCACGCCCGGTGAAGGGCGCCGGCGGTGCCCGGGGGCGTACGAAGGCGGCCGGCAACGCGGAGGCCCGGCCGCCGCGAGTCATGCTCGCGTGCCACATGGACGAAATTGGCTTCTATGTGCGCTATATCGACGACAGCGGGTTCCTACGGCTTCAGAATGTGGGCGGATTCGACACGCGCAACCTCTTCGCGCGGCGGGTCGTCGTCCACGGGCGCCAGGACCTGCCCGGTGTGCTGAACCCCGTCGGTAAGCCGATCCACATCGCCACCGACGAGGAACGCAAGAAGGTGCCGCAAATCGGCGAGTTTTGCGTGGATCTCTTCCTGCCCAAGAGCACCGTGGTCAAGCACGTCGAGATCGGTGACCCCGTGACGCTGGAACAGCGCGCGGCCCTGATCGGGCCGGGGATCTCCGCCAAGGCCCTCGACAACCGCATCTCGCTCTGGGTGGCGATCAATGCGATTCGCCGTGCTTTCGGCCACGACTACCTCATGCCACCCGACTGCCCGCTCGCGGCGCCGACCCGGGGAGCGCGCAAGGCCACCGCCACGGGGCGCGCCGGCAAAGGGACCGGCTCGCCCTACGACATCTATTTTGTGGCCTGTGTACAGGAAGAAGTGGGCCTGCGAGGTGCCACAACGGCGGCTTACGGCATCGATCCAGACATCGGCATCGCAATCGACACTACACTCGCCTGCGACACCCCCGGGGTCAGCAAGGACGATGCCGTCACCGAGTTCGGCAAGGGTGTGGCCATAAAGCTGATGGATGGATCAAGCATCAGTCACCGGGGCCTGTTCGATGAATTCGTCACCCTCGCGGCGCGCCACAAGATCCCCTTCCAGCGCGAGATTCTCCCGCGTGGCGGCACCGATGCGGGCGCGGTCCAACGCACCCGCGCCGGCACGCGCGCAATCACCCTGAGTGTACCGACACGCTATATCCACACCGTGACGGAGACCATTCACCGCGACGATGCGTTCGCCGCCGTAAACCTGCTCGCCGCCTGGCTGGAGAACTGA
- the guaA gene encoding glutamine-hydrolyzing GMP synthase, which translates to MQRETIAILDFGSQYSQLIARRVRESHVYSELRAPQTPAAELRARGVKGIILSGGPASVYAAGAPRCDPAIFELGVPILGICYGMQLACQILGGDVRASQAREYGRVRVEVRKAAGVLAHLPADISVWMSHGDVVTAVSDDFEALAATRNCPVAAVVHRTRPVFGVQFHPEVTHTPLGEQIIRNFVYEICGCRGDWRVENMIEATVARIRAQVGDADRVICGLSGGVDSSVTAALVYRAIGDRLVNVFVDNGLCRRREAELVALTFRDHFGMELRIADAADRFLSRLRGVLDPQEKRRIIGHEFIEVFKSEAQQIAGARFLAQGTIYPDVIESGHGHSGHAATIKLHHNVGGLPNELGFELVEPLRELFKDEVRLVGEALGLPEALVWRHPFPGPGLAVRIAGEVTPARLELLRSADEILLEELTAAGWYRKVAQGFAVLVPVESVGVMGDGRSYEGQNLIVVRLVESKDFMTADWVHIDYAVLATVSNRIINEVPGVNRVAYDISSKPPSTIEWQ; encoded by the coding sequence ATGCAGCGCGAGACAATCGCGATTCTTGATTTCGGCAGTCAGTATTCGCAATTGATTGCGCGACGCGTGCGAGAGTCGCACGTCTACAGCGAGTTGCGAGCGCCACAGACGCCGGCGGCAGAGCTGCGTGCCCGGGGCGTCAAGGGCATCATCCTTTCGGGCGGCCCGGCGAGCGTCTATGCCGCGGGGGCACCACGATGTGACCCTGCCATCTTTGAGCTGGGTGTCCCGATCCTGGGGATCTGCTACGGGATGCAGCTCGCTTGCCAGATTCTCGGGGGCGACGTACGTGCGTCGCAGGCGCGTGAGTATGGGCGTGTGCGCGTCGAAGTTCGCAAGGCCGCGGGTGTGCTGGCCCATCTGCCCGCGGACATTTCCGTGTGGATGAGCCACGGCGACGTGGTAACGGCCGTGTCCGACGACTTCGAGGCCCTCGCTGCGACACGCAATTGCCCGGTCGCCGCGGTGGTGCATCGGACCCGCCCGGTGTTTGGCGTGCAATTCCATCCGGAAGTGACGCACACGCCTCTCGGTGAGCAGATTATCCGCAATTTCGTCTACGAGATCTGTGGTTGTCGCGGTGACTGGCGCGTCGAGAACATGATCGAGGCGACCGTTGCGCGGATTCGTGCGCAGGTCGGAGACGCGGACCGGGTGATTTGTGGACTTTCGGGCGGCGTGGACAGCAGCGTCACGGCAGCCCTGGTGTACCGGGCGATCGGAGATCGGCTGGTCAACGTCTTCGTCGACAATGGCCTCTGTCGTCGGCGTGAGGCGGAACTCGTGGCACTGACCTTCCGTGACCACTTCGGCATGGAGCTGCGGATCGCAGACGCCGCCGACCGCTTCCTGTCGCGGCTGCGCGGGGTACTCGATCCCCAGGAAAAGCGGCGCATCATCGGTCACGAGTTCATCGAGGTATTCAAGTCCGAGGCCCAGCAGATTGCCGGGGCGCGGTTCCTGGCGCAGGGCACGATCTACCCGGACGTGATTGAATCAGGCCACGGCCACAGCGGCCACGCCGCAACGATCAAGCTGCACCACAATGTCGGTGGCCTGCCGAACGAACTCGGGTTCGAGCTGGTCGAGCCGCTGCGCGAGCTGTTCAAGGACGAGGTGCGGCTCGTGGGCGAAGCGCTGGGGTTGCCCGAGGCGCTGGTCTGGCGCCACCCCTTCCCCGGTCCCGGGCTGGCGGTGCGGATCGCGGGTGAAGTCACACCTGCGCGGCTCGAATTGCTGCGCAGCGCTGACGAAATCCTGCTCGAGGAATTGACGGCCGCCGGTTGGTACCGCAAGGTGGCGCAGGGTTTTGCGGTGCTCGTACCGGTGGAGAGCGTCGGCGTAATGGGGGATGGCCGGTCGTACGAAGGGCAGAATCTCATCGTGGTACGTCTGGTCGAGTCCAAGGACTTTATGACCGCGGACTGGGTGCACATCGACTACGCGGTGCTGGCGACGGTGAGCAACCGGATCATCAACGAAGTGCCAGGTGTGAACCGCGTGGCGTATGACATCTCGAGCAAGCCCCCCAGCACGATCGAGTGGCAGTGA
- a CDS encoding threonylcarbamoyl-AMP synthase, with protein sequence MPTTQRFDLVGRPPEAWWPHLAAAAALLRNGGLVAFPTETVYGLGASALSAQAVAGIFAAKGRPADNPLIVHVANVADAQALAAEWPPLAERAAAEFWPGPLTLVVRRAAQIPNIVVAGGSTVAVRVPAHPIAATLLHTAGIPIAAPSANRSTRLSPTTAVHVLDQLAGRIDAVVDGGPTTGGIESTVLDVTTTPARILRPGLLDALTLEAALKTTIVEAPSAAVSTGTETEMARSPGQRHRHYAPRAEVKLLAPGASQPFVALQAANLRVGWLQWDVTAHTVETAGERLVTIIMPPSPVEYARRLYAALHELDAAGCDVIVVDRPPDSTAWRAIHDRLQRAAAPPEMGRLDD encoded by the coding sequence ATGCCCACCACGCAACGATTTGACCTGGTTGGCCGACCTCCCGAGGCCTGGTGGCCACACCTTGCCGCCGCGGCGGCATTGCTACGGAACGGCGGCCTGGTCGCGTTCCCTACGGAAACCGTGTACGGGCTGGGGGCATCGGCGCTCTCGGCACAGGCAGTTGCGGGCATCTTTGCAGCCAAGGGACGGCCGGCTGACAATCCTCTGATTGTCCACGTCGCCAACGTCGCTGACGCACAAGCGCTGGCGGCAGAGTGGCCACCCCTGGCCGAGCGTGCAGCAGCGGAATTCTGGCCGGGCCCGCTCACGCTGGTCGTACGCCGTGCGGCTCAGATACCCAACATTGTCGTCGCGGGGGGTTCGACGGTGGCGGTGCGCGTTCCGGCCCATCCCATCGCCGCGACCTTACTGCACACCGCCGGGATCCCGATCGCCGCCCCCAGCGCCAATCGTTCCACCCGGCTGTCACCAACCACAGCGGTGCATGTACTCGACCAGTTGGCCGGCCGGATTGATGCCGTGGTCGATGGCGGTCCGACAACCGGCGGCATCGAGTCGACCGTACTCGATGTGACGACGACACCCGCGCGCATCCTGCGGCCGGGATTACTTGACGCGCTGACCCTGGAGGCGGCGCTGAAGACTACGATCGTGGAGGCCCCGTCGGCAGCAGTCAGCACCGGGACCGAAACCGAGATGGCGCGCTCCCCTGGACAGCGACACCGCCACTATGCGCCGCGCGCCGAAGTGAAACTGCTTGCGCCGGGTGCATCCCAGCCCTTCGTGGCGTTGCAGGCCGCGAACCTGCGAGTCGGTTGGCTGCAGTGGGATGTTACGGCACACACCGTTGAAACCGCGGGCGAGCGGCTCGTCACAATCATCATGCCTCCGTCACCGGTTGAGTATGCGCGGCGCCTGTATGCGGCGCTGCACGAACTCGATGCCGCAGGGTGTGATGTCATTGTGGTCGACCGGCCACCAGATAGCACTGCCTGGCGCGCGATTCACGACCGGCTGCAGCGCGCCGCTGCCCCTCCGGAGATGGGGCGGCTGGACGATTGA
- a CDS encoding M20/M25/M40 family metallo-hydrolase: MPSIRPRLTPILWTITLAAAAAVHADNLATSRPAVTTSNPALVSVAPFLAEDFLSHVKYLASEELTGRLPGTPGIEKAAEYIAAQFAAAGLQPAGEDGTWFQTFEVRRGHELDPETARLTVPDATEPVLRKDWIPLPFSDPDRVAAPLAFAGFGIRAEQYDWDDFEEFEVTGKVLIVFRYEPRSADPDAAFGGQEPSRHSLFTRKARTAARLGAKGLLIVNPLRDGEEDELYPFSEWSAQRPLNLPMAQITRAYADALLKQAGKPDLATLQEKLEKDREPQPFDLGLTIELHPGIRPQMVKTRNVLALLPGKSDDAELIVVGGHYDHLGEIPNARSGSSEPQIHFGADDNASGTAAVIELAKVLAREGGLRRGILFIAFSAEEMGLLGSRHFVDHPTVEFERIRAMINFDMVGRFAQDKLTIFGIPSAPEFGELVPRLAEPLEINFRTAQSLSGNSDHAGFYRRNVPYLFPITGLHSDYHQPTDTWDKIDASGATRLLALFHGILRELGDLENGPTFTAQDTRARPEEDLPRPAIEEQAATNGDTPAPAEARPDAPRADPEIEMPSRPQVRLGIMPDVAGDEEPGLLVEMVTPGSAAQKGGIRDRDRILKIGTHEIKNIYGYMEALRDLRPGDKVTVVVRRDGQELTLEVPLEATPAERSRQ, translated from the coding sequence ATGCCGTCGATTCGACCGCGGCTCACGCCGATCCTGTGGACGATCACCCTGGCGGCCGCGGCCGCAGTTCACGCCGACAATCTGGCCACCTCACGCCCGGCAGTAACAACCTCCAATCCGGCCCTCGTGAGTGTTGCACCGTTTCTGGCGGAAGACTTTCTGAGCCATGTGAAGTACCTCGCCAGTGAGGAGCTCACCGGCCGCCTCCCGGGTACGCCCGGTATTGAGAAGGCCGCCGAGTACATCGCTGCACAGTTTGCCGCTGCCGGACTCCAGCCCGCGGGTGAGGATGGCACCTGGTTCCAGACCTTCGAGGTGCGGCGTGGCCACGAACTCGATCCTGAGACAGCGCGGCTGACGGTGCCGGACGCGACTGAACCCGTCCTGCGGAAGGACTGGATCCCACTCCCCTTCTCCGATCCGGATCGTGTGGCGGCACCGCTGGCGTTCGCCGGCTTCGGTATTCGGGCCGAGCAATACGATTGGGACGATTTCGAGGAGTTCGAGGTCACAGGCAAAGTACTTATCGTCTTTCGTTACGAGCCGCGCAGCGCTGATCCGGACGCGGCCTTCGGTGGCCAGGAACCCTCTCGGCACTCGCTCTTTACACGCAAGGCCCGCACGGCCGCGCGGCTGGGTGCGAAGGGACTTCTCATCGTCAACCCCCTGCGGGACGGAGAGGAGGACGAGTTGTATCCGTTCTCCGAGTGGTCCGCACAGCGTCCGCTGAACCTCCCCATGGCGCAAATCACGCGTGCTTACGCTGACGCGCTGCTGAAGCAGGCCGGCAAGCCGGATCTCGCCACCCTGCAAGAGAAGCTGGAGAAGGACCGCGAACCGCAGCCCTTCGACCTGGGCCTGACCATTGAGCTTCATCCCGGCATCCGCCCGCAGATGGTCAAGACGCGCAATGTCCTCGCGCTGCTGCCGGGCAAGTCCGACGACGCAGAACTCATCGTCGTGGGCGGTCATTATGACCACCTCGGCGAAATTCCGAATGCGCGCAGCGGCTCGAGCGAGCCACAGATTCACTTCGGCGCCGATGACAACGCCTCCGGCACGGCCGCCGTGATCGAGCTGGCGAAGGTGCTCGCGCGGGAGGGTGGGTTGCGGCGTGGAATCCTGTTCATCGCGTTCAGCGCCGAGGAAATGGGGCTGCTGGGCAGCCGGCACTTCGTCGATCACCCCACCGTCGAATTCGAGCGCATCCGGGCCATGATCAATTTCGACATGGTGGGCCGCTTCGCCCAGGACAAACTCACCATCTTCGGCATTCCGAGCGCACCGGAGTTCGGCGAGCTGGTTCCGCGACTGGCTGAGCCGCTGGAAATCAACTTCCGGACCGCGCAGTCCCTTTCGGGCAACAGCGATCATGCCGGCTTCTATCGAAGGAACGTGCCCTATCTATTCCCCATCACGGGGCTGCACTCCGACTATCACCAGCCGACCGACACATGGGACAAGATCGATGCCTCCGGCGCCACCCGCCTGCTGGCCCTCTTCCACGGAATCCTGCGCGAACTCGGCGACCTGGAGAACGGACCCACTTTCACCGCACAGGACACCCGGGCACGACCCGAGGAAGACCTGCCGCGTCCGGCTATCGAGGAGCAGGCGGCCACGAACGGTGATACGCCCGCCCCGGCGGAAGCACGCCCGGATGCGCCGCGCGCGGACCCCGAGATTGAGATGCCCAGCCGGCCACAGGTACGCCTTGGCATCATGCCCGATGTCGCCGGCGACGAGGAACCCGGCCTGCTGGTCGAGATGGTCACACCAGGATCGGCCGCTCAGAAGGGTGGCATCCGCGATCGTGACCGCATCCTCAAGATCGGTACGCACGAGATCAAGAACATCTACGGGTACATGGAAGCCCTCCGCGACCTGCGGCCGGGCGACAAGGTCACAGTCGTGGTGCGCCGCGACGGGCAGGAACTGACACTGGAAGTGCCGTTGGAGGCCACCCCGGCGGAGCGCAGTCGGCAGTAG
- a CDS encoding ribonuclease H-like domain-containing protein — MKSLRHKLEEIRLASGRPAVAPAPGYATPRSVAEVLGGQVLASGDVPCWQIETPVAALSPAAAAVAARVYPRLDIAGARTGAPGRALFFDLETGGLPGAPVFLVGVAVLDQRGPRLVQWLARDYPEEAAILAAFAQTAGDCPLWVSFNGKSFDEPVLRDRAQVHRVVMPPCLRHYDLLHAARRAWRGRVSNCRLVTLEAEILGVPRVGDVPSAEIPALFHHFIRTGNAAPLRGVLEHNRRDLITLIELIDRLPLDPCPSAPRRGRNGDRAPGPRPAR, encoded by the coding sequence GTGAAGTCCCTGCGGCACAAGCTGGAAGAGATCCGTCTCGCGAGTGGCCGGCCGGCCGTTGCCCCGGCTCCCGGGTACGCAACGCCGCGCAGCGTGGCGGAAGTCCTCGGCGGGCAGGTCCTGGCCAGCGGCGACGTACCGTGCTGGCAGATCGAAACACCGGTGGCGGCGCTCTCTCCCGCGGCGGCCGCGGTTGCAGCGCGTGTGTATCCGCGACTGGACATCGCAGGTGCTCGGACGGGCGCACCAGGCCGTGCGCTCTTTTTCGACCTCGAGACCGGCGGCCTGCCGGGAGCACCGGTCTTTCTGGTCGGTGTGGCCGTGCTCGACCAACGCGGTCCCCGGCTCGTGCAGTGGCTGGCACGGGATTACCCGGAGGAAGCCGCCATACTGGCGGCTTTCGCGCAAACCGCTGGCGACTGCCCGCTGTGGGTGAGTTTCAATGGCAAAAGCTTTGACGAGCCGGTGCTGCGCGACCGGGCCCAAGTGCACCGCGTGGTGATGCCTCCGTGCCTACGGCACTACGACCTGCTGCACGCCGCGCGGCGGGCGTGGCGTGGCCGCGTCAGTAATTGCCGCCTCGTCACCCTCGAAGCGGAGATCCTCGGCGTGCCACGCGTGGGCGATGTGCCCAGCGCGGAGATTCCGGCACTGTTTCATCACTTCATCCGTACGGGGAATGCTGCCCCTCTGCGGGGCGTGCTGGAGCACAATCGCCGGGACTTGATCACCCTGATCGAGCTCATCGATCGCCTGCCGCTGGACCCGTGTCCATCCGCCCCGCGGCGCGGGCGGAACGGGGACCGTGCTCCGGGTCCGCGGCCCGCCCGCTGA
- a CDS encoding UbiA family prenyltransferase has product MRSNPLASWLRAIRTWGEMIKFSHSVFALPFALFAAFLAAHPALPTGPQIVLIILCMVAARSAAMTFNRLADARIDASNPRTAGRPLPAGQITAPAAWGFFLLACAAFLLGCAGFLATNEPPNPWPLLLSIPTLAWLCCYSYTKRFTRWSHLVLGLGIAFAPVAAWIALRPDTLGAPAWLLMVAVAFWIAGFDLIYACQDADFDRRAGLHSVPAKLGVPAALWLARSFHIVTLTALLGVGLTADLGLLYYIGVAGAAVLLLVENALVTPRDLSKVNLAFFTVNGIVGLLLGALGILDILLR; this is encoded by the coding sequence ATGAGGAGTAACCCGCTGGCGAGTTGGCTGCGCGCCATCCGTACCTGGGGGGAGATGATCAAGTTCAGCCATTCCGTGTTTGCATTACCATTCGCATTGTTTGCCGCGTTTCTCGCGGCGCACCCCGCACTGCCCACCGGACCGCAGATCGTACTGATCATTCTTTGTATGGTCGCTGCGCGCAGCGCTGCGATGACCTTCAACCGCCTGGCCGATGCCCGCATCGACGCCTCCAATCCGCGGACCGCCGGCCGACCGTTGCCGGCGGGACAGATCACAGCGCCGGCCGCGTGGGGATTTTTCCTGCTGGCCTGCGCAGCTTTTCTGCTCGGCTGCGCCGGATTCCTCGCGACCAACGAACCCCCCAACCCGTGGCCACTTCTGCTCAGCATCCCGACGCTCGCGTGGCTCTGCTGCTACTCCTACACGAAGCGCTTCACCCGCTGGTCCCACCTCGTGCTCGGTTTGGGTATCGCGTTTGCACCCGTTGCCGCGTGGATCGCCCTGCGACCGGATACGCTCGGGGCACCGGCGTGGCTGCTGATGGTCGCGGTTGCATTTTGGATCGCCGGCTTTGACCTGATCTATGCCTGCCAGGACGCCGATTTCGACCGCCGTGCCGGACTGCACTCAGTGCCGGCCAAGCTGGGTGTGCCGGCAGCCTTGTGGCTGGCGCGCAGCTTTCACATCGTCACGCTGACCGCGCTGCTCGGTGTCGGGCTCACCGCGGATCTCGGCCTGCTCTACTACATTGGAGTGGCTGGTGCGGCGGTGCTGCTGCTCGTAGAAAACGCGCTCGTCACGCCCCGGGACCTGAGCAAAGTGAATCTTGCGTTCTTCACGGTCAATGGGATCGTGGGCCTGCTCCTCGGCGCCCTCGGAATCCTCGATATACTCCTGCGGTGA
- a CDS encoding DUF1571 domain-containing protein, translated as MVKNHRRGAVQIGVAAFLLLPPVAWLVWSLVTDLAQPTATGVPAVKIVAESTAAGKESAEPAEARRVARLELPPIAEREALAQSDPRALARLGRQWYTENVREYRCVLVKQERLGRKLTPLQEIELRYREQPYAVYMLWRENADGARRALHTRAPEYIDKDGQQLARVEPNGALVRLITTDVFLPIHGPEARKASRRTIDECGFRASFELMEQINSLAEERGVLKIWYGGPGTIDGRPTFQIYRELPYEGPGGAYPDARLVLHLDQEWLLPVAVYSYADTEQRELLGSYVFSRVELNPGLGDEAFQF; from the coding sequence ATGGTGAAAAACCATCGTCGGGGTGCGGTCCAGATTGGGGTGGCCGCTTTTTTACTGTTACCCCCGGTTGCGTGGCTGGTGTGGTCGCTAGTGACGGATCTGGCACAGCCCACCGCTACCGGAGTGCCTGCGGTCAAGATTGTGGCTGAAAGTACGGCCGCCGGGAAAGAGTCCGCCGAGCCGGCAGAGGCGCGGCGGGTCGCCCGCCTGGAGCTTCCGCCCATCGCGGAGCGTGAGGCCCTGGCGCAGAGTGACCCGCGGGCTTTGGCGCGTTTGGGGCGACAGTGGTACACCGAGAACGTGCGTGAGTACCGGTGTGTGCTGGTCAAGCAGGAGCGCCTCGGCCGCAAGCTCACGCCGTTGCAGGAAATCGAGCTGCGTTACCGCGAGCAGCCCTACGCGGTGTACATGCTCTGGCGGGAGAACGCGGACGGCGCGCGCCGGGCATTGCACACACGTGCTCCGGAATACATCGATAAGGATGGGCAGCAGTTGGCGCGGGTGGAGCCGAACGGCGCGCTGGTGCGGTTGATCACGACCGATGTCTTTCTGCCCATCCACGGACCTGAGGCGCGGAAGGCCAGTCGGCGGACGATAGACGAATGCGGATTCCGGGCCTCGTTCGAATTAATGGAGCAGATCAACTCGCTGGCGGAGGAGCGCGGCGTGTTGAAGATCTGGTACGGTGGCCCCGGCACCATCGACGGCCGGCCGACCTTCCAGATCTACCGCGAATTGCCCTACGAGGGTCCGGGGGGTGCTTACCCTGATGCGCGCCTGGTGCTGCATCTCGACCAGGAGTGGCTGCTGCCGGTGGCCGTGTATTCTTATGCCGACACGGAGCAACGTGAGCTGCTCGGGAGCTATGTCTTTTCGCGCGTGGAGTTGAACCCCGGACTCGGGGATGAGGCCTTCCAGTTCTGA
- a CDS encoding Gfo/Idh/MocA family oxidoreductase has protein sequence MDKIRFGICGLGFMGQSHFWRLIRQEHATVTAICDRDAGRRAGQWGRSGNLDLGTPTEPPPLEGISAYGDLQGLLRDEHVDAVLIALPTALHAETAIHALDAGKHVLCEKPMAYRPGECNLMIAAAERNQRQLMIAHCLRFWPQYDTIKQLVEEGRIGRVRYATFRRLASPPLYTQGNWLMDELQSGGALLDLHIHDIDYAQYLLGLPATITAQGLRGPGGRIDHVVATYGFEDGRYATIEGGWAMQTPWPFEMALTVHGDAGTLDWSSARGAEVRLYTGSGAAESLACPGDALVNEQAYFVEAVRTGQSPERCPPSASRTSVFLAWLERRAIESGKPVPVSERLKDAWTGGHVAF, from the coding sequence GTGGACAAGATTCGCTTCGGTATCTGCGGTCTCGGCTTCATGGGACAGAGCCACTTCTGGCGGCTGATCCGGCAGGAGCACGCTACGGTCACGGCGATCTGTGATCGTGACGCGGGCCGACGGGCGGGGCAATGGGGTCGTAGCGGCAATCTCGACCTGGGTACGCCGACCGAGCCACCACCGCTGGAAGGGATTTCGGCGTACGGTGACCTTCAGGGGCTGCTGCGCGACGAGCACGTCGATGCGGTGCTCATCGCGCTGCCGACGGCTCTGCATGCCGAGACAGCCATTCATGCACTCGATGCCGGCAAGCATGTGCTGTGTGAGAAACCCATGGCCTATCGGCCGGGCGAGTGCAACCTGATGATCGCAGCGGCGGAGCGCAACCAGCGCCAGCTCATGATCGCACACTGCCTGCGCTTCTGGCCGCAGTACGACACGATCAAGCAATTGGTGGAGGAGGGCCGCATCGGGCGGGTTCGGTACGCCACCTTCCGGCGCCTGGCAAGCCCGCCGCTCTACACGCAGGGCAACTGGCTGATGGATGAACTGCAGAGCGGTGGGGCGCTGCTCGATTTGCACATTCACGACATCGACTACGCACAGTATCTGCTGGGGTTACCGGCCACGATCACGGCCCAGGGCTTGCGCGGACCGGGCGGACGCATCGATCATGTTGTTGCCACCTACGGCTTTGAAGACGGGCGCTACGCAACGATCGAGGGTGGCTGGGCGATGCAGACCCCGTGGCCCTTTGAGATGGCGCTCACGGTGCATGGCGACGCGGGCACGCTGGACTGGTCTTCGGCGCGCGGTGCAGAGGTGCGCCTGTACACCGGGAGTGGCGCGGCGGAATCCCTGGCCTGCCCGGGAGATGCGCTCGTGAACGAGCAGGCGTATTTCGTCGAGGCGGTGCGCACCGGCCAATCCCCGGAGCGCTGCCCGCCGAGCGCTTCACGCACCAGTGTCTTTCTCGCCTGGCTGGAGCGCCGGGCCATCGAGAGCGGCAAGCCGGTGCCGGTCTCCGAGCGCCTGAAAGACGCCTGGACCGGCGGCCACGTTGCGTTTTAG
- a CDS encoding UbiX family flavin prenyltransferase, whose translation MKQIVLGITGASGAIYAQRLAQAIVRAGAHLHVVASPLGQRLFADELGLRRISAETLLGAPQPQVTLYPHRDTGARLASGSFHTDGMVICPCSGHTLAAVAAGISDNLVTRAAAVTLKEARRLVLVPREMPLSQIELANMLRISQAGGIICPACPGFYMLPKTIDDLIDFVVGRILDLVGLPHTLNIRWDPAQHQRPASSAENGDEE comes from the coding sequence GTGAAGCAAATCGTCCTCGGAATTACCGGCGCCAGTGGCGCCATCTACGCCCAGCGACTGGCGCAGGCCATCGTCCGGGCCGGCGCCCACCTGCACGTGGTTGCTTCGCCGCTCGGCCAGCGACTCTTTGCTGATGAACTCGGGCTACGGCGCATCAGTGCCGAGACCCTGCTCGGGGCCCCCCAACCGCAGGTCACCCTTTATCCCCACCGCGACACCGGCGCGCGCCTGGCGAGCGGCTCATTCCACACGGACGGCATGGTGATCTGCCCGTGCAGCGGTCACACGCTCGCCGCGGTGGCCGCGGGCATCAGTGACAACCTCGTAACCCGCGCGGCTGCTGTGACATTGAAAGAGGCCCGTCGGCTGGTGCTGGTCCCGCGCGAGATGCCTCTCAGCCAGATCGAGCTGGCCAACATGCTGCGGATCAGCCAGGCCGGCGGCATCATCTGCCCCGCCTGCCCGGGATTCTACATGCTGCCGAAGACCATCGATGACCTGATCGACTTCGTCGTTGGTCGGATTCTCGACCTCGTTGGCTTGCCGCACACGCTGAACATTCGCTGGGATCCGGCTCAGCACCAGCGGCCGGCTTCCTCCGCCGAGAATGGCGATGAGGAGTAA